The nucleotide window GCTTCACTAAATGTTTAAAAAGCATGATGTTTGAAAATAGTTATTTAGCCATAGTCAAATAGGCATTTACTGCATATAGCATTTTATGTTTGAGTCTCCAAAGCTCAAATGTTTCCACTAAGTAGGTTTCAGAAATGACAAGAATGTGTGCTTCAAGAATGTTATTCATGCCAGAATGGTACTGATTAGTACTTTATCCACCATGCAGATGGGCACAAAGCATACAGTCTTTATGAATGTGATTTGTACTGTATAAGGcaaaactgtttttgttgttgttgttcagatCCTTCCATATGCAAAAATGAATActgatttaaacattttacatcCATACTATAGAAGTAAGGATCACCTGTCGGCCAAAGGTGGAGATAATGGCTGCTCACCGTCCGGGTGAGCATCACCTGAGAAAGTGAAACAGAGTCTGACCCACTAAACATTTCATTCCCAATTCCTAATTGAAAACATTCAACCATGATAATAACAGAAATGGAAATGCAATGTGGGAACCTTTGCCATTCTTTTGCTGGTTGTCGAGAATTTTTCTAATCTCAGTGAGCCATGCAATCTTCACATCTACAGTTGAAGcctgcaaaataaaacaattataaaatacaaataaagtttttCCACCATAATTGTTTGTCTTGTTGAGTCttaaatttgtatataatattcaatttttttattgtataatatattgtatttatatctaatttatatgtataatattaatagatatataatttcatacaaacacacacacatacacacacacacacacacatgtacagtatatatatatatatatatatatatatatatatatatatatacatatgtgtgtgtgtgtgtgtgtgagttgtgtttgtatgcatgtatgtatgtatgtatgtatatatatatatatatatatatatatatataatatcttaatttttttagttttttattatcataaaatgttttgtaaaaaaaaatttaaatgggtttttttatttcattttttaaatcctatctaaactattttttcaaatgatcagttttaaattatatttcaaatccaGGGTTTTCAATTTGGTCATAATGTGTCTTAAAAATGGGTAATTAGTTCCTGTGAAGTagctttttttaaacacaattttttagTTGTGCAAACAAACTGACATTTCATGTTCAGGACTTGACATTAACATTTACtgtgaaaaaacattttttgatatATCTCCATCAACGAGGAGGTATTGAAGAGGCGTTAATAAGTGATGACAGAGGCACTTGTAACTTTTTATCCTCTGCATTCTGTGGAGTTTTAACCTTGATAAAATGACTCACCTGAACAACATACACCTCCTCTTTTCCGTTATACCAAATTTCAAACTTCTTTACATCCCCTTTGACGTTTTCTGTGATACCCACAGCACTCATCTGCAAATGAAACAGAGCGGTCAAAGATCTCACTTGGAAATTCAGTAATGCAGTATTTTAATAACCTTGTGGGTTTTTTAACGGCCAATGGAATCTGAGTTAATCCTAAAACCCCTTTCATAAAAACATCCATCCCTTTGAGCACACTTAAAATAGAGCCTGAATAAATAAATTGGTGCTTAACTTCTGCATCTCTGCAACAAAACATGCTCAAAAATGGCTTAAGAGTATAAAACAGGTCAAAGTTGGCGGGTTAGCTTCATGGTGGATGTCGTAATTGTAAAATCTGCCTGCAAAAAAGCTTCTTTCTACTTTAACAGTAATTCGAAAGTACTTAAATAGCAATTACGTTGATCTCTCAGTCTCTCTTACCATCAGGCAGTGTTTGAAGCTGTAAGAGGCTGTCCGATCATGTGCCTCTCCACTCTCCTCTCTCTTCTTGCAGAAAAGCAGAGCTCTTTCGTGAAGGAACAGATGCCTTTGCATTGGTTTAAAGCGAGCCATGTCTTTCATGCGCGTAGGCCCTTTTCTATGGTTGATCCAGACATTAAAAGACCCCTGCATAAGGACACGTCCCAGGTCACTCAATTCGCCCTAGATACACAGGACACAGAGAAAGGAAGGGGAACTGTCACTCAACTGTCAGGGACAATAAACATAAAACCGTTCAAGGAACAGTTCGCACAAAATGAAgatgtgctgaaaatgtactcaccctcaagccatccacaatgtagatgagtttgtttattcatcaaaccAAATTTGGAGagacaagacattaattgattgaCTGGAAATGTGGATTACTTTTTCATGGCTGTTTGGAGTCTGATTCTGACGGGACCCATTCACTTTCGAGGACCCagtggtgaacaagtgatgtaatgctacatttctccaaaactgttctgatgaTGAAACAAATCTACATtgtggatggcctgagggtgagtacattttttagcaaattttcatttttgggtgaactatttctttaatattcCTGCTCTATCCTTCTTTGCTTCTTAGCCTTACTTCATAACCAGTGATAGCAATTTGATGCATGGAGTCATTGACAGACTTGAGGAGGTCCAGCATGGCATTTAGCGCCCCCTGCAGCTCAGATGCATACTGTGAGTTCGAGCTGTGTTTTAGTAGTTCCTAGTCAGAGACAGACAGCATTTAGTATAATAGACATCCGTGGTGGCCAAAAATTCTATAACAAGTAGGATTTGGTTTGTTAAGGCACCTTCAGAAGAAGCTGGTACTTGGTTAAACGTTGAACAGGTTTCAGCAAATATGAGTCCAGACCTAGCTTATGATCCAGCTTCTTTTTGCACtcctacataaaataataaaattagcaaaataaaactcatctaaattaatataaaattttacaCTAATCCATATCTACaccaataaatgtaaatatatacatatctcAACAACAATACCTGAATGAAGGCTGAATCTGAACACTGCCTCCAGAGGGCATCTGAGCGAGGTTTGTTCCGGCAGTAGCGCTCATAGACCTGAAAATTTTCTTTctgcaaaaacatttattacaagAGAACTCTTAACAGACATTAGGTATCCAGATAAGTGGTTCCCGTATTATTTTTCTATGCCGTCACAATAGCAGAACAAATCATATTTTCCAAAGCTGTGATTGTGAGTTCGCAAtctaaaacatttcttattattgtcagtgttaaaaacagttgtgctgctaaatatttttgtggaaaccatgacacatttttcaggattctttaaaagcgcagaaagttcaaaagaacagctctTGCTTGAAATcgaaattataaatgtcttttacatACACAGCATACGTATGACACAGAATGGCTCACCCGTTCCAGAAAGCGCGCTCCCACTCTCTCTGGGGTCTCTAAGCAGCTCTCGAGGTCCTGAAAGAATATCCTGCACAACAAAGACAGGATCAGTatgaatgtgtgtttatgtgtccaTGTGTGTGGGCAAACATCTCACCTGCTGTGGAATTTATAGATCTCAGGCAGATTTCCGAACAGCTCTTCTTTCTTGTTTCGCAGCACAGATGGCAGTATATTAGAGAGAGATGGGTTATCCATCTCTGCCCTGTAACCCTGTCACAATATCACAGAGCAGTCATTTATTTAGAACTATTACATCATAGCTCAAATTCTACACTTTTCATGTTGTGTCTTTACTGATTGTGCCAAACCAGGCCTAACCcagttcattttgtttttatttggcaGTCTCCACCAGTAGTTGTACAGAAAACATCACATAACAGAGTCAGATGTGTGTAACTACATGATTGCACTGCAACACTATAAACTACAGTATGAAAGGAAATATGTGATTTCAAAATGAGTGCATCCAAAGGTCCTCTACAATATTACCTCTGCGAGGCAAATGTGAtgagggaaaacaaaacccagaCCAATTATTTCAGGGTCATTCGATCAAGACATTACCAGCAAAACAGACAGCAGTTCATCCACATAGATTCTCTCCGTCTCAATCAGCTCCTTCATTACGTGGCTGCAGAAGCGAGGGATGCATGGGAAATAACAGAGGAGAGAGGGGGAGAAAGATATGAGGACAGAACAGGAAAGAGACTGGTGAGAGACAGACAAATAGAGGTGGTTGAGAAGAAACTCATGATTCGTGTGCATACTTTTTTTTGTCAAGCTAATGCATAAATGCTCACCGTTTGTGCTGGACGGGGTTCTCAACTCCCTCTGGGCTGTAAGACAGGCAGCTGCGGTTCTCCTCGTAATCGTGCATGACCTCTATCTACAAGAAAGTCCCTAAAGCTGTCAGCAAAAAGTAGATGAAGTGCGctttgtatgattttgagatgaaCAAGAATGGTCAGCCAAACCTTTTTAGTGCTGGGACCTTTCCGTGAGGCCCTTTTACCAGGAAGAGCCAGATCAAAAGAAAACCTTAAACTTGAGTTCACATCAAAACCtttgaaaaagacaagaaacatTCAGACAAATGGAAACAGTAAGTTTGTCATGTGCAAATGTGGTTGAAATAGATAAACATACTGTGTTTAGGAGAGAATACAGGGGATTTGCAGCGTGGCGAGTTCTCCGGCCTTGGAGCGACTAGCTGGATGGGTCTGACCTGAATATCAGCCAGTTTCCTCAGACAGCCCTGTCTGCTCTGGATCATTCCCTGCACTGTTGACAGCTTCTCTGTGACAGCCTCTATCTGAGACTAGCAAGAGAGGAATGGGATTAACTTAAAATAGGCACTTTATCGATAGAGAATGAGTAAGGACATACTGTAGAAACATAGGGAGATGTCATTGTTGCACTTCAGCATAACAGGTAAACTGCCAGTTTCTGCCACAGGATAAACTGCAACATTGTATCTCACAATTATCtctctcaggttttttttttttttttttgaaattctgagagaaaaagtcagaactgtcaGATACAAACTTGAAGTTTATATAGCACCATTTTGTTAACATTCTTACTCTGTGGTGGGACaaaaacagaattgcaagaaTTGCAAAATCAGaattaagagaaaaaaagtttgaattgagatataaactcagaatttagaGATGTAGACTCTGAACTGTCACAATTaccttattaatttttttattccgtGGCAGAAACAGATTTCCACTAAAATCACTTTTTGTTAGTATAAACTTTGTCTTATCCATTTATACgaggataaataaaaaatagaagcaATTAAACAGCTGTTGACCAATTAAGATATAACATTTAATGTGAAAGCTTAAATATTTTTCGCTTTCCATTTAATTTTCTTGCTGTCTAAGAAAAAGTAATTAGATATTGGaagatattaaagggatagttcatccaaaaattacaattctttttctcaccctcatgttgttacaaatctATACAGTATATGATTTTCTTTATTGTATGAAGCACTAAAAGAAGAAAttatgaagaatgttggtaagtAAACAGCTTTGACTGCacggaccaaaaaaaaaacaacatttatcaaaatgtatgttcttcaaaagaaagaaagtaatataGTCTTGGAACACCATGCaggtgagtacatgatgacagaatacatttttgggGGGTTGGCTACACTTTTAAATCTCTCTTGTGATTTTcctatgatatattttacaattatataaattatttcaacTATAGAACAAATTAAGCTTAATGAGCACATCCGCAAAACCTGTATAAAGGGGTCAGAAAGTATGagaacacattaaaaaactggCTTGGTGTCATTAAAGTGagcatgaaatggaaattcacCCTGTCTATTTTCTAAATCCATGTTATTAATTTTTCCATGCatgtgtttcatttttttattttttattaacattttctcAGATGGTAATGCTGATAATATAACttgtaatgaaaatgtatttaattagaaaaatgcTAATATGCATTTTCACTACTTATCTAAAATGGTATATTTGTGCTTTATTCCATAACTGTACCTGCAGCTGTGGTGTGAGTATTGCCTCAAACTCTAGACTGAGAACATCCGGGTTAGACCGCACCACTGAGGGTGCTGTCTCCACCAGTCTCTCAATGTCCTGGAGGGCTGCCTGCGCCCCTTCTTTAGACTGAAACTTATCCAAAAGCTGGTTAGCCAGAAGATAGGCCCCCTCATCACACCAACGCACAGTCTGCACATACATAAATATGCTGAGTATGTATATGCTTTGCATAAAGTGCATATATTACATATTTCTTGCATTTGCATTGTTTAGTTATTACCTCCTCCAACCGCAACAGCAGGTCTCGAATGCGTGTGAGAGATGCCCGTTTGGCACGTAGAGCTGTAGTGAGAGTGTCTGAGTGGTGCCTCAGTTCATTACAGCGCTGAACTATTAGGGCAAGGGCATAATGATGACTCGCTGCCAACTGGTGCCCGTGCAGAATAATAATCTGAGCGCGGCCCATTTCTTCCTGAAAGAACAACAGAGCACTTTTGGCTTTTAAGCAGTGTGTCAGATAAAAGATTAGTCTAATCTTAGCATCAGCTTCAATATCAATCAATATTTGTGATGTGCTCAAAAAGGCATGTTTATTAGGAAAAAAGATAAGGTCAGTTATTTTAATCTTTAGCATATTATACCTCTGCTGTGGTTTCCAGCATCTCGAGGTCTTTGAGTAGCTGCTCTGTCTGGGCCACTGTTGTCCCCACTGAAGCAATGGCTTTCTCCTGTGCACTGAGTTTCTCCAGAATGCCTTCCATCTGTGCACAGACCAAAACCAAATGATTAAGTTCACtgctgcatttaaaataaatattttatagtgcattcattcattcatcaaaatatatatatattacagcagATGTGACTTTGGTATACTGTagttacaaaaaaagttttaatggttTTTCCTTAAATTGTTTACCTTAAATGGTTAAAATACAGTGAGAATAGAGTCATCACGCGTAATAATCAACATAAAACTTAAAAAGCCGTAGCAACTCgaatttgaaattttaaaaaattatgttcattAAAAAGAATCATCCAAATGAACTTTCCAATGGTGCATATAGGTGGACTATTTAAGACGAATCAATTCGCTAAAATTATTCATAGTTTTTAATGCTGCTAATGAGAAAGTGAACCGTTTTAGAAGAATAGATTGACTAGAATTATCAGATTTTCCACTGCTGCAAATTGGACAGTGAACTGTCAAACTGATTCAGTAAAATGACTTGCACCAGAGACGAGGACTCTTGAAAGACaaactgatttactttaattaattggGTGGTTAAACATGAGAGTATGTTTAGGATTACTGTTAAGGACAAACCGATGCATTAGAATACATTAATCTGTCCAATGCTTTATATACAAATGTGGACCACTTAAGACAAACCGATTCACTAGAATGCTTCATATACTGTAGATAGAAGAtgaactaaattactaaaataaatcttTGTAGCACTGGCCAAATTAAGAGTGAGAGAGCTgagattatttttactttatctGGTTTTGTGCCAAGTAGCATGTGCAGTACAATGCcattgaaaacagtgttgtactgtgCCATCCGTAAATATTTGGGGAAAAGTAGCTTGTTACTAGAAAAGATGGAAAAACTGTGTTTTAAAAGTACAATCGCTACTTTTAGGACTCCAACACTGGTCTGTACCTCATGGAAGCTCATCTCATACTGGAGCAGTTGAAGGTATTGTTGGAGCTTGAGATGGTGCTTCTCAAAAAAGCCATCAAAAGCCATTTCCATGTCTCGTAATTGTGCCACGAGCCTGCAAGAAACAAATAGAACATGATGGgtcttttttttacacacagagACTATATAGAATATTATGTTGTTATATGTTGATTGCAATTGCCCAAATATGTATTATGACCTAGTGGAAGTTAAATGGATTTCAACTAATCCAATACTGGAGGATAAAATATTAAAGAGGCAATAGTACACCATGATTCGAATACCTGAATTACATACAGTAAATACTCCTTAGAGAATTATTCATCTACCTAAAAGAGCTGATGACAATGATTTACTTTGCTGGTGAGTTATAGCCTTCGTACCTCTGCACTCTTTCTTTGTCTTGGCTGATGTCCCTGTCTTCTGCTGCAGCACCTTCCACAGCTTTTGAGGCCTCAAGGTTTGATAGAAGCTGACGTCCTTCCCTCATAACTGTCCTAATGTCATCCTGTAAGTTCAAATATCACTTAAGTATTTACATGTATAACTattcataaatgttttactgtattatagcatttttactttttatgagtGAATAAcatgcttttatattattttagttatcCTGTGTTGCCATGTCAGTGATGAAATATTCTGTTGTGAAAGTCATCCTAGCAGTCGTTGTGTTTATCATTTAATAGATTTTCTAAAATTCTGAGACAACAATGAAAGTATGGGATTCTAAATCTAATTTTAAGCAATAAGTctgggataaaaaaataaataaaaactggcaCAATgtataatatatctatatatatatctatctatctatctatctatctatatatatatatatatatatatatatatatatatatatatatatatctatatatatatatctatatatatatatatatatatatatatatatatatgtgtgtgtgtgtgtgtgtgtgtgtgtgtgtgtttgctgtaaaatttcatattatttttctactGAAAAACCTATGATGATGGTATAATGCAAATGTCACGCCCAATTGTTTATGTGCATAATAACTTCACAACTACACAGTCATCCCCATACCTTCATCTGCCTGTATTTCTCAGTGTGTGATCTGAGTAGGTACTCAATTCCGCTGGCTTCATCAGGCAGCTCGATCTCAGACAGTTCTGTGCCGAATGTCTGCAGTAACTGAGCGATCTCCTTCACCGTCACTGCAAAACTCTCTATGGCCTGGAGGGGGCAGCACAGACAAAAATATGCATTACTCAGCATTTACTGCAATTGTAGGTCAAAAGCATCCTTATTTAAAATCAGATCTGAATGAATTTAGATTTGCAGATCACCAATAATGAATAGGaagtaaacaaatataatttagtaaattatttttttcttatatcttATTAAATAATGAAGCATACAATgtgattttgtgattttatttcattttgtgaaGAATGCCATTTTTTGTTACAGTATAAATGTCTTCTTGTTTCCCTGCATGAAAACAATGTGCTGCTACAATGCACAACATAATGCTTACTGTTTGCAGAACTATCCAGTCACTATGGCATTCCTCCAGTGTGCCTCCAAACTCAGAGCTCAGTTGATTTTCATCAATGAAGCGAAGCAGGTCTGTCAGGGAGCTCAACATTACCATCTGAATAAGATCAAAAGAAACAGGGATTTAATTAAGTATGGTATATTAAATGGAAATTGTGTTTAATAAGAT belongs to Carassius gibelio isolate Cgi1373 ecotype wild population from Czech Republic chromosome B10, carGib1.2-hapl.c, whole genome shotgun sequence and includes:
- the LOC127966821 gene encoding proto-oncogene DBL isoform X2; translation: MAEANPLRGLPRIQRAAMSFPGHLHLVLVLRPKTHLQTTGTDLGFRFSQDDFALKMPMVMLSSLTDLLRFIDENQLSSEFGGTLEECHSDWIVLQTAIESFAVTVKEIAQLLQTFGTELSEIELPDEASGIEYLLRSHTEKYRQMKDDIRTVMREGRQLLSNLEASKAVEGAAAEDRDISQDKERVQRLVAQLRDMEMAFDGFFEKHHLKLQQYLQLLQYEMSFHEMEGILEKLSAQEKAIASVGTTVAQTEQLLKDLEMLETTAEEEMGRAQIIILHGHQLAASHHYALALIVQRCNELRHHSDTLTTALRAKRASLTRIRDLLLRLEETVRWCDEGAYLLANQLLDKFQSKEGAQAALQDIERLVETAPSVVRSNPDVLSLEFEAILTPQLQSQIEAVTEKLSTVQGMIQSRQGCLRKLADIQVRPIQLVAPRPENSPRCKSPVFSPKHSFDVNSSLRFSFDLALPGKRASRKGPSTKKIEVMHDYEENRSCLSYSPEGVENPVQHKRHVMKELIETERIYVDELLSVLLGYRAEMDNPSLSNILPSVLRNKKEELFGNLPEIYKFHSRIFFQDLESCLETPERVGARFLERKENFQVYERYCRNKPRSDALWRQCSDSAFIQECKKKLDHKLGLDSYLLKPVQRLTKYQLLLKELLKHSSNSQYASELQGALNAMLDLLKSVNDSMHQIAITGYEGELSDLGRVLMQGSFNVWINHRKGPTRMKDMARFKPMQRHLFLHERALLFCKKREESGEAHDRTASYSFKHCLMMSAVGITENVKGDVKKFEIWYNGKEEVYVVQASTVDVKIAWLTEIRKILDNQQKNGKGDAHPDGEQPLSPPLADSKYQGASISSEETDSGRVSPVLTDPVIISPRPRHHNRRSWPGTSHSVDICEGLEDWTTDLSNISDSDEEDDVLLVPGRYRAMVDHLKCGKDDVIIKCGDVIHVLQESAMGLWHVKNLTRGGEGKLPVDTLLRMLGDAGRSPSIKSGGGLMVSELYSANDFIRILYSKMQLT
- the LOC127966821 gene encoding proto-oncogene DBL isoform X1; translated protein: MAEANPLRGLPRIQRAAMSFPGHLHLVLVLRPKTHLQTTGTDLGFRFSQDDFALKMPMVMLSSLTDLLRFIDENQLSSEFGGTLEECHSDWIVLQTAIESFAVTVKEIAQLLQTFGTELSEIELPDEASGIEYLLRSHTEKYRQMKDDIRTVMREGRQLLSNLEASKAVEGAAAEDRDISQDKERVQRLVAQLRDMEMAFDGFFEKHHLKLQQYLQLLQYEMSFHEMEGILEKLSAQEKAIASVGTTVAQTEQLLKDLEMLETTAEEEMGRAQIIILHGHQLAASHHYALALIVQRCNELRHHSDTLTTALRAKRASLTRIRDLLLRLEETVRWCDEGAYLLANQLLDKFQSKEGAQAALQDIERLVETAPSVVRSNPDVLSLEFEAILTPQLQSQIEAVTEKLSTVQGMIQSRQGCLRKLADIQVRPIQLVAPRPENSPRCKSPVFSPKHSFDVNSSLRFSFDLALPGKRASRKGPSTKKIEVMHDYEENRSCLSYSPEGVENPVQHKRHVMKELIETERIYVDELLSVLLGYRAEMDNPSLSNILPSVLRNKKEELFGNLPEIYKFHSRIFFQDLESCLETPERVGARFLERKENFQVYERYCRNKPRSDALWRQCSDSAFIQECKKKLDHKLGLDSYLLKPVQRLTKYQLLLKELLKHSSNSQYASELQGALNAMLDLLKSVNDSMHQIAITGYEGELSDLGRVLMQGSFNVWINHRKGPTRMKDMARFKPMQRHLFLHERALLFCKKREESGEAHDRTASYSFKHCLMMSAVGITENVKGDVKKFEIWYNGKEEVYVVQASTVDVKIAWLTEIRKILDNQQKNGKGDAHPDGEQPLSPPLADSVRHMSVCMPWTSTQITGCSGCFDVLPHSKYQGASISSEETDSGRVSPVLTDPVIISPRPRHHNRRSWPGTSHSVDICEGLEDWTTDLSNISDSDEEDDVLLVPGRYRAMVDHLKCGKDDVIIKCGDVIHVLQESAMGLWHVKNLTRGGEGKLPVDTLLRMLGDAGRSPSIKSGGGLMVSELYSANDFIRILYSKMQLT